One window of Microcoleus sp. FACHB-672 genomic DNA carries:
- a CDS encoding S8 family peptidase, with amino-acid sequence MRKFFLLCLFVIGIGWALFNFKGLATQGTFDSIVLDFREDIPAAQIDSQLETISQKYNAAPRLNSEYSAADNVYIIKGDRRLLKTLRKSELAKSTEFIEPNYVYGLPEQTNVASWVAGANNRPGEAYPTLKGPNDPFYSKQWNLRSINMERAWEETKGSGVTVAVIDTGISAVPDLADTKFVPGYDFVNDKVAADDDNGHGTHVAGTIAQSTNNSYGVAGIAYEASLMPLKVLSGGGGGTISDIAEAIKFAADNGADVINMSLGGPGESQLLQEAIDYAHQKGVVIVAAAGNSGDNSAGYPARYPNVIGVAALDATGNKAFYSNFGAGVDISAPGGDTKEGELGGILQNTIDPQTGAPIFAAYQGTSMASPHVAGVAALVKAIGVQEPSEITNVLLQSARVVQEDPLNHFGAGQLDAASAVQLATHGQITFRDFFRWLRDNGYLNPRFWLDGGAVALLPKVAMVLGSYLLAWFLRSYFPFSWSWSLGSGLVAGSSGLFFLRGLYVFDLPQWPFRVMGSSLPELGSAVQGSSMLNPIFASVLIPGILVVLLLGHPQWKWLAIGTTLGVASCLAVSAVVSPAVWGLGAGVGARSFLIVNALLCYGLARLAVKTEGATT; translated from the coding sequence ATGAGAAAATTTTTTCTTCTGTGCCTATTTGTAATCGGGATAGGCTGGGCCTTATTTAACTTCAAGGGTTTAGCCACCCAAGGTACATTTGATAGCATTGTGCTGGATTTCCGCGAAGATATCCCAGCCGCTCAGATAGACAGCCAACTGGAGACAATTTCCCAAAAGTATAACGCTGCACCCCGCCTGAATAGCGAATATTCAGCCGCAGACAATGTTTACATTATTAAGGGCGACCGGCGATTACTGAAAACCCTAAGAAAGTCTGAACTGGCTAAGTCTACAGAATTTATTGAGCCGAATTATGTCTACGGGTTGCCAGAACAGACAAACGTTGCCTCATGGGTAGCCGGTGCAAACAACCGTCCTGGCGAGGCATACCCCACCTTAAAAGGCCCGAATGACCCCTTCTATAGCAAGCAGTGGAATCTCCGCAGCATTAACATGGAACGGGCGTGGGAGGAAACTAAAGGCAGCGGCGTTACCGTTGCCGTGATCGACACCGGCATCAGCGCAGTCCCGGATTTGGCCGATACAAAATTCGTTCCCGGCTACGACTTCGTCAACGATAAAGTCGCAGCAGATGATGATAACGGCCACGGAACCCACGTTGCCGGCACCATCGCTCAATCTACCAATAACAGCTATGGCGTCGCCGGCATCGCCTACGAAGCCAGCCTCATGCCGCTGAAAGTTCTTAGTGGCGGCGGTGGCGGCACCATCAGCGATATTGCCGAAGCGATTAAATTTGCCGCAGACAACGGCGCAGACGTGATCAACATGAGCTTGGGTGGCCCTGGTGAGAGCCAACTGCTGCAAGAAGCCATCGACTACGCCCACCAAAAAGGCGTGGTTATTGTTGCAGCCGCCGGCAACTCAGGTGATAATTCAGCCGGCTATCCCGCCCGTTATCCCAACGTGATTGGCGTCGCCGCCCTTGATGCCACCGGCAACAAAGCTTTTTACTCTAATTTTGGAGCCGGCGTAGACATCTCAGCTCCCGGTGGAGATACCAAAGAAGGTGAACTGGGGGGAATTCTACAAAATACCATCGATCCGCAAACCGGCGCACCGATTTTTGCGGCATATCAAGGCACCAGCATGGCATCTCCCCACGTTGCCGGTGTTGCTGCATTAGTCAAAGCCATTGGGGTTCAAGAACCCAGTGAGATTACAAACGTGCTGTTGCAATCAGCGCGGGTTGTCCAAGAAGATCCTCTTAACCATTTTGGTGCCGGTCAATTAGACGCTGCCAGTGCGGTTCAGCTAGCGACTCACGGGCAAATCACCTTCCGCGACTTCTTCCGCTGGCTGCGTGATAATGGTTATCTCAACCCTCGCTTCTGGTTGGATGGCGGTGCTGTAGCGCTGTTGCCCAAGGTAGCGATGGTATTGGGTTCCTACTTGTTAGCTTGGTTTTTACGCAGTTACTTCCCCTTCAGCTGGAGTTGGAGTCTGGGAAGCGGGCTAGTTGCCGGCAGTTCTGGGCTATTCTTCCTGCGCGGTTTGTACGTCTTCGACCTGCCGCAGTGGCCTTTCCGAGTCATGGGCAGTTCTCTTCCTGAACTGGGAAGTGCCGTTCAAGGCAGCAGTATGCTGAATCCCATTTTTGCCAGTGTGCTAATTCCAGGAATTCTCGTGGTGTTGCTGCTGGGTCATCCCCAGTGGAAATGGCTGGCAATTGGTACGACACTTGGCGTGGCGAGTTGTTTAGCCGTGAGTGCGGTGGTTTCACCGGCAGTTTGGGGATTGGGTGCCGGTGTAGGTGCCCGTAGTTTCCTGATTGTTAATGCCTTACTTTGCTACGGACTCGCCCGTTTAGCCGTTAAAACAGAAGGAGCAACCACATGA
- a CDS encoding D-alanine--D-alanine ligase family protein yields MTKLRVGLLFGGRSGEHEVSISSARAIARALSDEQNTGKYELLPIYIQKDGIWHAGDVAQQVLTAGKPLQLESQTPAAQLPPADSQDLIPSTSQQLNRWQSPPQVADVDVWFPILHGPNGEDGTVQGLLKLMQVPFVGSRVLGSAMGMDKIAMKMAFGHAGLPQVKYMAINRSQIFSNPCVFPKLCDEIEQTLGYPCFVKPANLGSSVGISKVRSREQLEAALDSAASYDRRIIVEAGVVAREVECAVLGNDHPKASVVGEITYQSDFYDYETKYTEGVAGLAIPASLPEAVTQKIQEMAIQAFLAVDAAGLARVDFFYVESTGEVLINEINTMPGFTATSMYPQLWAATGIPFPELVEQLIQLALETR; encoded by the coding sequence ATGACAAAATTGCGAGTCGGACTGTTATTTGGTGGACGATCTGGAGAACATGAAGTTTCGATTAGTTCCGCACGGGCAATTGCACGCGCCTTGAGCGATGAGCAAAACACCGGCAAGTATGAATTGCTGCCGATTTATATCCAAAAAGATGGTATTTGGCACGCCGGCGATGTGGCACAACAAGTTTTAACGGCTGGAAAACCCCTGCAATTAGAATCCCAAACTCCTGCCGCCCAACTTCCCCCAGCCGATTCCCAGGACTTGATTCCTAGCACTTCCCAACAGCTCAACCGTTGGCAATCTCCCCCGCAAGTGGCGGATGTGGACGTTTGGTTCCCAATTTTGCACGGCCCAAATGGTGAAGATGGTACGGTGCAAGGATTGCTGAAATTAATGCAAGTCCCGTTTGTGGGATCTAGGGTTTTAGGTTCAGCGATGGGGATGGATAAAATTGCCATGAAAATGGCGTTTGGTCATGCCGGTTTGCCCCAAGTAAAATACATGGCAATTAACCGCTCGCAAATCTTCTCTAATCCTTGTGTTTTTCCCAAACTTTGCGACGAAATTGAGCAAACCCTCGGTTATCCTTGTTTTGTCAAACCGGCAAATTTAGGCTCCTCTGTCGGTATTTCTAAAGTGCGTTCCCGCGAACAGTTAGAAGCGGCTTTAGATAGTGCCGCCAGCTATGATCGGCGGATTATTGTTGAAGCCGGTGTTGTCGCCAGAGAAGTGGAATGCGCGGTGTTAGGCAATGATCACCCCAAAGCATCGGTTGTGGGCGAGATTACTTATCAAAGTGATTTCTACGATTACGAAACCAAATATACCGAGGGAGTTGCCGGTTTAGCGATCCCAGCATCTCTGCCAGAGGCAGTCACCCAAAAAATTCAAGAAATGGCCATTCAAGCATTTTTGGCTGTCGATGCTGCCGGTTTGGCACGGGTAGATTTCTTTTATGTTGAATCCACCGGCGAAGTATTAATTAACGAAATCAATACGATGCCAGGGTTTACCGCTACCAGTATGTACCCCCAACTATGGGCAGCCACCGGCATCCCGTTTCCAGAATTAGTCGAACAACTGATCCAACTGGCACTTGAAACTAGATAG
- the ftsZ gene encoding cell division protein FtsZ, translating to MTLNSKMGQEHESPHSQGQAGFPPAVDNSNPFGNAGSYASQTRDAKSMAGEESRGSDIVPSSIARIKVIGVGGGGGNAINRMIASDVSGVEFWTVNTDAQALTHSDAARRLQIGQKLTRGLGAGGNPAIGQKAAEESRDELANALAHSDLVFITAGMGGGTGTGAAPIVAEVAKEVGALTVGVVTRPFTFEGRRRTSQAEEGITALQSRVDTLIIIPNNKLLEVIAPDTPVQQAFRSADDILRQGVQGISDIITIPGLVNVDFADVRAVMADAGSALMGIGIGSGKSRAGEAAMAAISSPLLESSIEGAKGVVFNITGGTDLTLHEVSSAADIIYEAVDPNANIIFGAVIDERLQGEIRITVIATGFTGEPQASIPPARVAVQPRTPAKPATPPPPAAAPAAPEPQKQVGGDLDLPEFLRKRRPAK from the coding sequence ATGACACTTAATAGTAAAATGGGACAAGAGCATGAAAGCCCGCATTCTCAAGGACAAGCAGGTTTTCCGCCGGCAGTGGACAACTCGAATCCTTTCGGCAACGCTGGATCATACGCGAGTCAAACTAGGGATGCAAAAAGCATGGCTGGGGAAGAATCTAGGGGTAGCGATATTGTGCCCAGCAGCATAGCTAGAATTAAAGTGATCGGTGTCGGCGGCGGCGGTGGCAATGCCATTAACCGCATGATTGCCAGTGATGTGTCAGGGGTGGAATTCTGGACGGTTAACACCGATGCCCAAGCTTTGACTCACTCGGACGCAGCCAGACGCTTACAAATCGGACAAAAGCTGACGCGTGGACTCGGTGCCGGTGGTAACCCGGCGATTGGCCAAAAAGCCGCAGAAGAATCTCGTGACGAACTCGCCAACGCGCTAGCGCACTCCGATTTAGTGTTTATTACAGCCGGCATGGGAGGCGGCACCGGCACTGGCGCGGCCCCCATCGTTGCGGAAGTGGCCAAAGAAGTCGGTGCCCTCACCGTTGGCGTCGTGACTCGCCCATTTACCTTCGAGGGACGTCGTCGCACCAGCCAAGCAGAAGAAGGCATTACCGCCCTGCAAAGTCGCGTTGATACCCTGATCATCATTCCTAACAATAAGCTGCTAGAGGTGATTGCACCCGATACGCCGGTGCAACAAGCATTTCGCTCTGCCGATGATATTCTGCGTCAAGGGGTACAGGGCATTTCTGATATCATCACCATTCCCGGCTTAGTCAACGTAGACTTTGCCGATGTTCGCGCCGTCATGGCAGATGCCGGCTCAGCCTTGATGGGCATTGGCATTGGCTCTGGCAAATCGAGAGCCGGTGAAGCCGCAATGGCAGCCATTTCCTCTCCCTTACTGGAATCTTCCATAGAAGGGGCGAAGGGCGTAGTCTTCAACATCACCGGCGGCACCGATCTCACCTTGCACGAAGTTAGCTCCGCAGCCGACATTATCTATGAAGCAGTCGATCCCAATGCCAATATCATTTTTGGTGCGGTGATTGATGAGCGACTGCAAGGCGAGATTAGAATTACCGTCATCGCCACTGGATTTACCGGCGAACCTCAAGCCAGCATTCCCCCGGCAAGGGTGGCTGTGCAGCCAAGAACCCCTGCGAAGCCGGCAACCCCACCGCCGCCTGCTGCTGCTCCTGCTGCACCAGAACCGCAAAAACAAGTGGGCGGGGACTTGGATCTGCCGGAATTTCTGCGAAAGCGGCGGCCCGCGAAATAA
- a CDS encoding CHAT domain-containing protein yields the protein MTQELEFHISVTPVGGNEYLVRTERVIPGVPLAEEQVTWPVDEWLAQARHLMNDPLLGLLQENATLATGEALTNIQGTKTSKKREQTYFSAQQEDLDADPGEAARAVNLVALGRHLYNYLFQGTLRDSWMTAQGIAQHRREVLRLRLGLKGSTLPRLPWEVLHAGNRPIATGTDVVFSRYQPPIKGVSQPPLEGHDKERNATTLKILMVLAAPTDQQSLELKREADHLKKELQSRSFSSAAGPAMQLTILDQPDRASLTQALEQSKYQVFHYAGHSNLGASGGELYLVSRTTGLTETLNGYDLAGLLANNGIQLAVFNSCRGAHAATSHPTDDTGERNLAEALVKRGIPAVLAMAERIPDDVALTLARLFYRNLSSGFAVDLSLSRARQGLISAYGSNQLYWALPILYLHHEFDGYLSSQYHVNSSLSMPEEDLSLPATRQARSPIPFNSQDGDDFDLYGDYDDAEVEDTFDDLGYEDYGDEEVSADELGYDDLPDEEDASAFVAELFRKLDISDSASATAERQIPPDDEEDFRESYQPAPVSKQRQLPATPSSDRQRQAEPQNQRQAEAEKLPQAQVSAPKSPFRLQNSLSKLAISFVGISLLALVGLWSFRDQIFQSKQPVENLAPATLSPSPTENLNPSELKKASTPQVVANAVEQFNRGNLVEGQQAVEALLDRGALPQAKAALAALPNKQQDEPRINFLYGRLIWQFVQAGNKDYSVDDARRRWEASVRQQPNSSLSQTALGFAYYAEGNLNRAGQSWGQVLKLQQANSGTATKLVADGNPQGSPATPDSSASRDSLTAYAGSALILMKSAKNLPPQERVAVLSKAIKTRNYVMSQDPVNFQQDALAKNWMWSEAAIKDWQALLQLKDEE from the coding sequence GTGACTCAGGAATTAGAATTTCATATTTCTGTTACCCCAGTAGGGGGAAATGAATATCTGGTGCGGACAGAACGGGTAATCCCTGGCGTGCCCTTAGCTGAAGAGCAGGTGACTTGGCCGGTGGACGAGTGGTTGGCCCAAGCTCGTCACTTGATGAATGACCCATTGCTAGGTTTGTTGCAGGAAAATGCAACCCTGGCAACTGGTGAGGCATTAACAAACATTCAGGGAACCAAAACATCGAAAAAACGCGAACAAACTTACTTTTCTGCACAACAGGAAGATTTAGACGCAGATCCGGGTGAGGCTGCACGAGCGGTTAACTTAGTGGCCCTAGGCCGGCACCTGTACAATTACTTATTTCAAGGCACCTTACGCGACAGCTGGATGACGGCTCAAGGGATTGCTCAGCACCGGCGAGAAGTGCTGCGCTTGCGCTTGGGACTTAAAGGCAGCACCCTCCCTCGTCTCCCTTGGGAAGTGCTTCATGCCGGCAACCGCCCAATTGCCACCGGCACGGATGTGGTTTTTTCCCGCTATCAACCTCCGATTAAAGGGGTAAGCCAGCCTCCCCTAGAGGGACACGACAAAGAGCGCAATGCCACGACTTTAAAAATTTTAATGGTGCTTGCCGCTCCTACAGACCAACAAAGTCTGGAACTCAAGCGTGAAGCGGATCATTTAAAAAAAGAACTGCAAAGTCGCTCGTTCTCAAGTGCTGCCGGCCCTGCAATGCAACTGACAATCTTGGATCAGCCTGATCGCGCTTCTCTGACACAAGCGCTAGAACAAAGCAAATATCAGGTTTTTCACTATGCCGGCCACAGTAATTTAGGTGCGTCAGGGGGCGAACTTTATCTCGTCAGCCGAACCACCGGCTTGACAGAAACATTAAACGGTTATGATTTAGCCGGATTGCTGGCCAACAATGGCATCCAGTTGGCCGTGTTCAACTCCTGCCGAGGTGCCCACGCTGCCACCTCACACCCAACAGACGACACCGGAGAACGCAACCTAGCAGAAGCCCTCGTCAAGCGCGGAATACCGGCTGTGCTGGCAATGGCGGAACGCATTCCCGATGATGTTGCCCTAACGCTGGCGAGGCTGTTTTACCGGAACCTTTCCTCTGGCTTTGCTGTGGATCTGAGCCTGAGTCGGGCGCGGCAGGGACTGATTTCGGCTTACGGGTCTAATCAGCTTTACTGGGCGTTACCGATTCTGTATCTCCATCATGAATTTGATGGGTATTTATCTTCTCAATATCATGTAAACAGCTCTTTGTCAATGCCGGAAGAGGATCTGAGTTTACCGGCAACTCGGCAGGCAAGATCGCCGATCCCCTTCAATTCACAGGATGGAGATGATTTCGACCTGTATGGCGACTATGACGATGCAGAGGTGGAAGATACCTTTGATGACCTGGGATACGAGGATTATGGGGATGAAGAGGTTTCAGCCGACGAGTTAGGCTATGACGATTTGCCTGATGAAGAAGACGCTTCAGCGTTCGTGGCTGAGTTGTTTCGTAAGCTAGATATCTCAGATTCAGCCTCAGCCACAGCAGAACGGCAGATTCCTCCAGATGACGAGGAAGACTTCCGAGAAAGCTACCAGCCGGCACCCGTGTCGAAACAGCGACAATTGCCGGCAACCCCTAGCAGTGACCGGCAGCGTCAGGCGGAACCGCAAAATCAGCGACAGGCGGAGGCAGAAAAGTTGCCTCAAGCTCAAGTCAGCGCTCCCAAATCACCCTTTAGGCTTCAGAATTCACTCTCAAAGCTAGCGATCAGCTTTGTGGGCATTAGCTTGCTGGCGCTTGTGGGTTTATGGTCTTTTCGAGATCAAATCTTTCAGTCGAAACAGCCGGTAGAAAACTTAGCACCGGCAACCCTTTCACCGTCACCCACGGAGAATTTAAATCCCAGCGAACTGAAGAAAGCCAGCACTCCGCAAGTCGTTGCGAATGCGGTTGAACAGTTCAATAGGGGCAACCTAGTAGAAGGACAGCAAGCTGTCGAAGCATTGTTAGATCGGGGCGCACTACCACAGGCAAAGGCTGCTCTCGCCGCACTGCCGAATAAACAACAGGATGAACCGAGGATTAACTTTCTTTACGGCAGGTTGATCTGGCAGTTTGTCCAAGCCGGCAACAAAGATTACAGCGTTGATGATGCGCGCCGGCGCTGGGAAGCATCTGTTAGGCAGCAACCCAACTCGTCACTTTCTCAAACTGCCCTAGGCTTTGCCTACTACGCGGAAGGCAATTTGAATCGAGCCGGCCAAAGTTGGGGACAGGTTTTGAAATTGCAACAAGCAAATTCAGGGACTGCGACTAAACTGGTAGCCGATGGCAACCCACAAGGATCACCCGCTACCCCGGATTCATCCGCGAGTCGCGATAGTCTCACCGCTTATGCCGGTTCAGCCTTGATTCTGATGAAATCGGCCAAAAACCTACCCCCACAGGAACGGGTGGCAGTATTGAGCAAAGCGATCAAAACCCGCAACTATGTCATGTCTCAAGATCCGGTGAACTTTCAACAAGACGCCCTTGCCAAAAATTGGATGTGGTCAGAAGCTGCGATCAAGGACTGGCAGGCGCTTTTGCAATTGAAGGACGAAGAGTGA
- a CDS encoding cell division protein FtsQ/DivIB, with amino-acid sequence MASFASVSQSELGRRRQELRRSRRVKFFQRCWQTVAVSCLAGGLMWVSTRPGWVIYEPEQVEIEGNQFLSAQTVRSLLPLDYPQSLMRLQPEAIAEKLESAAPIAQATVTRHLLPAGLTVRVKERYPVALSQLAAPAEVVANPKAVKETTDAPAVAPKPAPAVPTKVETASNLGVLDKNGWWTPLKSYTSFDRTLPLPTLKVIGNPDVYRSDWPPLYQELSRSPVKVSEIDWQDPTNLILKTELGTVHLGPYSSKFAAQLSALDKMRQLPKHPRYTQIAYIDLKNPQSPAIKLQQANVPAQTKAP; translated from the coding sequence ATGGCTAGCTTCGCATCAGTCTCTCAGTCAGAATTAGGCCGGCGTCGCCAAGAGTTGCGGCGCTCAAGACGTGTAAAATTTTTTCAAAGGTGCTGGCAAACTGTGGCGGTTAGCTGTTTAGCCGGCGGCTTAATGTGGGTGTCAACCCGACCAGGTTGGGTCATTTATGAACCGGAACAGGTGGAGATCGAAGGCAATCAATTCCTTTCTGCTCAAACAGTTCGGTCGCTGCTGCCCCTCGATTATCCGCAATCGCTGATGCGGCTGCAACCCGAAGCGATCGCAGAAAAACTAGAGTCTGCCGCACCTATCGCCCAAGCCACGGTTACCCGGCATCTACTGCCGGCCGGCTTGACGGTGCGAGTCAAGGAACGCTATCCTGTAGCGCTTTCTCAACTGGCAGCTCCCGCTGAGGTCGTCGCCAACCCCAAAGCTGTGAAGGAAACGACAGACGCCCCCGCAGTTGCCCCAAAGCCAGCGCCGGCAGTCCCAACAAAGGTAGAAACCGCCTCGAATTTAGGCGTACTAGATAAAAATGGCTGGTGGACGCCTTTAAAAAGCTACACATCTTTTGATCGCACACTGCCTCTGCCCACGTTGAAAGTGATCGGCAACCCCGACGTGTACCGGAGTGATTGGCCACCCCTGTATCAAGAACTCTCGAGATCTCCCGTCAAGGTGTCTGAAATTGATTGGCAAGATCCCACGAATTTAATCTTGAAAACCGAGTTGGGAACCGTTCATTTGGGTCCCTACAGTTCCAAGTTTGCCGCGCAACTAAGCGCCCTCGATAAAATGCGTCAATTACCCAAACACCCGCGTTACACCCAAATTGCCTATATTGACCTGAAAAATCCCCAATCTCCTGCGATTAAACTGCAACAGGCTAACGTGCCGGCGCAAACGAAAGCGCCCTGA